Proteins encoded together in one Oncorhynchus mykiss isolate Arlee chromosome 7, USDA_OmykA_1.1, whole genome shotgun sequence window:
- the or134-1 gene encoding odorant receptor 134-1 → MSYALQIFERDTFTTAFIKNLIMVLVWFSLSYINSIVVATFFMNRVFYGNPRYILFIHMVINDAIQLTVTITLFVLSYIFYTINVSFCCFFILVAVFTTRTSPVNLAGMAIERYIAICNPLRHAQICTAHRTYTLIGFIWFICVVPDITDLFVTLATESLSFFHTRVFCLRQNVFKDPILTYKRQAFDIIYFSCVFFTLVYTYLRILFVARVLSSEKQSAQRARNTILLHGGQLLMCMMSYTSPTVETVLRFILPGHVLEIRFANYLIVYILPRFLSPIIYGVRDKEFWKYLKRYFVSDRCKGMLHRVNHSEEGENKAGLNKK, encoded by the coding sequence ATGAGCTATGCCCTGCAGATATTTGAGAGAGACACGTTCACCACTGCCTTCATAAAGAACCTGATCATGGTGCTGGTGTGGTTCAGCCTCAGCTACATCAACAGCATCGTGGTGGCCACTTTCTTCATGAACCGTGTGTTCTACGGGAACCCACGCTACATCCTCTTCATCCACATGGTCATCAACGATGCCATCCAGCTCACTGTCACCATCACCCTGTTCGTGCTGAGCTACATATTCTACACCATTAACGTGTCCTTCTGCTGCTTCTTCATCCTTGTGGCTGTCTTTACCACCAGGACCTCCCCAGTCAACCTAGCTGGCATGGCCATTGAGCGCTACATCGCCATCTGCAACCCCCTCCGCCACGCTCAGATCTGCACGGCACACCGCACCTACACCCTTATCGGCTTCATCTGGTTCATCTGTGTGGTGCCCGACATCACCGACCTTTTTGTGACCTTGGCCACTGAGTCTTTGAGCTTCTTCCACACACGAGTGTTCTGTCTGAGGCAGAACGTCTTCAAGGACCCCATTCTGACCTACAAGAGGCAAGCCTTCGACATCATCTACTTCTCCTGTGTCTTCTTCACCCTGGTCTACACCTACCTCCGGATCCTGTTCGTTGCCAGGGTTCTGTCCTCAGAGAAGCAGTCTGCCCAGCGGGCCAGGAACACCATCCTGCTGCACGGAGGGCAGCTCCTCATGTGCATGATGTCCTACACCTCCCCCACCGTAGAGACTGTCTTGCGTTTCATCTTACCCGGACACGTCCTGGAGATTCGCTTCGCAAATTACCTTATCGTCTATATCCTCCCCAGGTTCCTCAGCCCCATCATCTATGGTGTCCGGGACAAGGAGTTCTGGAAGTATCTGAAAAGGTATTTTGTTAGTGACCGGTGTAAGGGGATGTTGCATCGAGTCAATCATAGTGAAGAGGGAGAAAATAAAGCAGGTTTAAATAAAAAGTAG